A window of the Mesorhizobium opportunistum WSM2075 genome harbors these coding sequences:
- a CDS encoding LysR family transcriptional regulator, protein MRPTLDSDLLRTFVAIADAGNFTKAAELAGRTQSAVSMQMKKLESLVGDSLFERGSRGVALTRRGGELIVNARRIVSLLDETAASMAAAPLGGPVRIGIPEEYGHAILSRALGAFSKRHAQVEVTVRYAHSWAQMASLAAGELDLCVVFEWQDASGGEVLMHDPTVWVTSTLHHMHEERPVPIALYNRAGWCKDFAIKSLEQRGLAYRVAYTSDTNGGLKLAVTSGLAIAPISRSNIPDGCRELTSADGFGDIDSSNVVMHRNPNASGEAIDGMQEAIREAFVNRQAHPAVA, encoded by the coding sequence ATGCGGCCGACCCTCGACAGCGATCTCCTGCGCACCTTCGTGGCCATTGCCGATGCCGGCAATTTCACCAAGGCGGCGGAACTGGCCGGCCGCACCCAGTCGGCCGTGTCGATGCAGATGAAGAAGCTCGAAAGCCTGGTCGGCGACAGCCTGTTCGAGCGCGGTTCACGCGGCGTCGCACTGACGCGGCGCGGCGGCGAACTCATCGTGAATGCCCGCCGCATCGTCTCGCTGCTCGACGAAACGGCAGCGTCGATGGCGGCCGCGCCGCTCGGCGGGCCGGTGCGCATCGGCATTCCGGAGGAGTATGGCCACGCTATCCTGTCGCGGGCGCTCGGCGCGTTTTCGAAGCGCCACGCACAGGTTGAGGTCACCGTGCGCTATGCCCATTCCTGGGCGCAGATGGCGTCGCTCGCCGCCGGCGAACTCGATCTATGCGTGGTGTTCGAATGGCAGGATGCTTCCGGCGGCGAAGTGCTGATGCACGATCCGACCGTGTGGGTGACATCGACCCTGCATCACATGCATGAGGAGCGTCCGGTGCCGATCGCGCTCTACAACCGGGCCGGCTGGTGCAAGGATTTCGCCATCAAATCGCTGGAGCAGCGTGGCCTTGCCTATCGCGTCGCCTATACCAGTGACACCAATGGCGGCCTGAAGCTTGCCGTCACCTCGGGGCTGGCGATTGCGCCGATTTCGCGCAGCAACATTCCGGACGGCTGCCGTGAGCTGACGTCGGCCGACGGGTTCGGCGACATCGATTCCTCCAATGTGGTGATGCATCGCAACCCGAACGCGTCGGGCGAGGCGATCGACGGCATGCAAGAGGCGATCCGGGAAGCGTTCGTCAACAGGCAAGCCCACCCTGCCGTTGCATAA
- a CDS encoding TIGR02302 family protein, whose product MTQRPTFSNDRGLAGRLALSRLATRVSMMVERGWPLLLPLVIVAILFLSASWFGIFSRLPDMMRIGLVAAFGVAGLAALYPLRFFRVPGAAEVDRRIEAANSLLHSPVLTQADRPSGRESSFSQALWREHQKRMAAKLDSLGADLPRTRVPERDPWGLRAVAALLLVTAFAFSFGPTGGRLSDGFMAHGTYDIVPPRIDAWVTPPAYTGKPPIFLTADANQATPTFHVPEGSEVSLRVTGGSGEETLAYADKDGNARAIDPASQQAASAKPAASPAPSSSPSKIRQFIGKLTGDGTLTLKSGEDQLGRWAFAVVPDKPPQIRFVGEPKRAANGAFELNYQIDDDYGAANAKAVFTLADPQAPGARPLYGPPEMPLTLPRRGGKSNAAKTSKDLTEHVWAGSSIKLTLVATDDAGHTASSETKTLVMPERPFANPLARAVIEQRRLLALDANAKPRVLDLMDAVTLRPEDTFDNMSHYLAIMSARSRLKLAESDDQLRSEVAYLWEIALGIEEGNLSAAEKRLRQAQQALQDAIKNGASDQEIEKAMKELREAMNQFLQEFAERAKQNPNAPQMQQNGQELRQSDIDRMMDQIENLAKSGDRDKAQQLLSQLQDMMNNLQAGRQQQGGQQDSEMRQQMDKLGEILRRQQEMMNDTFRMDQMQRGERQRGQNRDEQLGQGGGEDQDKPGVGQDRDPLARQKPMTPQEFADALKQLQEGQGQLKSDLDKLKKGLEGMGMEPNEGFGEAGKSMGSAEQALGEGQGDEAVGHQGRALEALRKGAKDMMKQMQAMQGDQGGSEQGGRQQNADRDPLGRPRASKGPDFGDSVKVPDEIDVQRARQILEAIRKRLGNALSPDVERSYLERLLELK is encoded by the coding sequence ATGACGCAACGACCCACCTTCAGCAACGACCGCGGCCTGGCCGGGCGCCTCGCCTTGAGCCGGCTGGCGACACGGGTCTCGATGATGGTCGAGCGTGGCTGGCCGCTGCTGCTCCCGCTCGTCATCGTCGCCATCCTGTTCCTCAGCGCCTCCTGGTTCGGCATTTTCTCCCGGCTGCCGGATATGATGCGCATCGGCCTTGTCGCCGCATTCGGAGTCGCCGGGCTCGCCGCCCTCTATCCGCTCCGCTTCTTCCGCGTGCCAGGTGCTGCCGAGGTCGATCGCCGTATCGAGGCAGCCAACAGCCTGCTGCACAGCCCCGTGCTGACGCAGGCCGACCGGCCAAGCGGGCGGGAAAGCAGCTTCTCCCAGGCGCTCTGGCGCGAGCATCAGAAGCGCATGGCCGCAAAGCTCGACAGCCTCGGCGCCGATTTGCCGCGCACGCGCGTGCCGGAGCGCGATCCCTGGGGGCTGCGCGCTGTAGCGGCACTTCTGCTCGTCACCGCCTTTGCCTTCTCCTTCGGGCCGACGGGCGGCCGGCTAAGCGATGGGTTCATGGCCCATGGCACATACGACATCGTGCCGCCGCGCATCGACGCATGGGTGACGCCGCCGGCCTATACCGGCAAGCCGCCGATCTTCCTGACCGCCGACGCCAACCAGGCGACGCCGACGTTTCATGTCCCCGAAGGTAGCGAGGTCTCCTTGCGCGTCACCGGAGGCTCGGGCGAGGAAACGCTCGCCTATGCCGACAAGGACGGCAATGCCCGCGCCATCGACCCGGCCAGCCAGCAGGCTGCCTCGGCCAAGCCGGCAGCAAGCCCGGCGCCATCCTCCTCGCCGTCGAAGATACGCCAGTTCATCGGCAAGCTGACCGGCGACGGCACGCTGACGCTGAAGTCGGGTGAGGATCAGCTCGGCCGCTGGGCCTTCGCCGTCGTGCCCGACAAGCCGCCGCAGATCCGCTTCGTCGGCGAGCCCAAGCGCGCCGCCAACGGCGCCTTCGAGCTCAACTACCAGATCGACGACGACTACGGTGCCGCCAATGCCAAGGCGGTGTTCACGCTGGCCGACCCGCAGGCGCCGGGTGCACGCCCACTCTACGGCCCACCCGAGATGCCGCTGACGCTGCCGCGCCGCGGCGGCAAGTCGAATGCGGCCAAGACCTCGAAGGACCTGACAGAGCACGTCTGGGCCGGCAGCAGCATCAAGCTGACGCTCGTCGCCACCGACGACGCCGGGCACACCGCGTCGAGCGAGACCAAGACGCTGGTGATGCCCGAACGGCCATTCGCCAACCCGCTGGCCCGGGCGGTGATCGAACAGCGCCGCCTGCTGGCGCTCGACGCCAATGCCAAGCCGCGCGTGCTCGACCTGATGGACGCCGTCACGCTGCGGCCGGAAGACACGTTCGACAACATGTCCCACTACCTCGCCATCATGAGCGCGCGCAGCCGGCTGAAGCTGGCCGAAAGCGACGATCAGCTGCGCAGCGAGGTCGCCTATCTCTGGGAAATCGCGCTCGGCATCGAGGAGGGCAACCTCTCTGCCGCCGAAAAGCGGCTGCGCCAGGCGCAGCAGGCGTTGCAGGATGCCATCAAGAACGGCGCCAGCGACCAGGAAATCGAAAAGGCGATGAAGGAACTGCGCGAGGCGATGAACCAGTTCCTGCAGGAATTCGCCGAACGCGCCAAGCAGAACCCGAACGCGCCGCAGATGCAGCAGAATGGCCAGGAACTGCGCCAGAGCGACATCGACCGCATGATGGACCAGATCGAGAACCTGGCGAAGTCGGGCGACCGCGACAAGGCGCAGCAATTGCTGTCGCAACTGCAGGATATGATGAACAACCTCCAGGCCGGCCGTCAGCAGCAGGGCGGCCAGCAGGACAGCGAGATGCGCCAGCAGATGGACAAGCTCGGCGAAATCCTGCGGCGTCAGCAGGAGATGATGAACGACACCTTCCGCATGGATCAGATGCAGCGCGGCGAGCGCCAGCGCGGACAGAACCGCGACGAGCAGCTTGGCCAGGGCGGCGGCGAGGACCAGGACAAGCCGGGCGTCGGCCAGGATCGCGATCCGCTCGCCAGGCAGAAGCCGATGACGCCACAGGAATTCGCCGATGCGCTGAAGCAGTTGCAGGAAGGCCAGGGCCAGCTGAAAAGCGATCTCGACAAGCTGAAGAAGGGCCTCGAAGGCATGGGCATGGAGCCCAATGAAGGATTTGGCGAGGCCGGCAAGTCCATGGGCAGCGCCGAGCAGGCGCTCGGCGAGGGCCAGGGCGACGAAGCCGTCGGCCATCAGGGCCGGGCGCTGGAGGCGCTGCGCAAGGGCGCCAAGGACATGATGAAACAGATGCAGGCCATGCAGGGCGACCAGGGCGGCAGCGAGCAAGGCGGACGCCAGCAGAATGCCGACCGCGACCCGCTCGGCCGGCCACGCGCCAGCAAGGGGCCGGATTTCGGCGATTCGGTGAAAGTGCCCGACGAGATCGATGTCCAGCGCGCGCGCCAGATCCTCGAAGCGATCCGCAAGCGGCTCGGCAATGCACTCAGTCCCGATGTCGAGCGCAGCTATCTCGAACGGCTGCTGGAGCTGAAATAG
- a CDS encoding threonine/serine dehydratase: MPQGNTVTRERIAAMEPRIRPYIRRTPVLRVDMADFDRPPLTVDLKLECLQHSGSFKVRGAFTNLLERRVPEAGVVAASGGNHGAAVAYAAMRLGHKATIFVPEVSPQAKLERIRSYGAELVVGGARYAEALAASERFAEETGALQIHAFNEEETLVGQGTLGLEIESDLPEIDTLLVAVGGGGLIGGIAAWYAGRIRIVAVEPEGAPTLHRAFEAGHPVDAPAEGIAADSLAPKRVGEMMFPIAEAFVERSILVSDDDIITAQKALWNSVRIISEPGGAAAFAAMLSGRYAPASGERVAVLVCGANANPANF, from the coding sequence ATGCCGCAAGGCAACACCGTCACACGCGAACGCATTGCCGCGATGGAGCCGCGCATTCGCCCTTATATCAGGCGCACGCCGGTGCTGCGCGTCGACATGGCCGACTTCGACCGGCCGCCGCTGACGGTCGACCTCAAGCTCGAATGCCTGCAGCATTCCGGCTCGTTCAAGGTGCGCGGCGCCTTCACCAATCTCTTGGAGCGGCGGGTTCCCGAGGCCGGCGTCGTCGCCGCGTCGGGCGGCAATCATGGCGCCGCCGTCGCCTACGCAGCCATGCGGCTTGGGCACAAGGCGACCATCTTCGTTCCCGAAGTCAGCCCACAGGCCAAGCTGGAGCGTATTCGCTCCTATGGCGCCGAACTGGTCGTCGGCGGCGCCCGTTATGCCGAAGCGCTGGCCGCCAGCGAACGTTTCGCCGAGGAAACCGGCGCTCTGCAGATCCACGCCTTCAATGAGGAGGAGACGCTGGTCGGCCAGGGCACGCTCGGGCTGGAGATCGAGAGCGACCTGCCCGAGATCGACACGCTGCTGGTCGCGGTCGGCGGCGGCGGCCTGATCGGCGGCATCGCCGCCTGGTATGCAGGCCGCATCCGCATCGTCGCCGTCGAACCGGAAGGCGCGCCGACGCTTCACCGCGCCTTCGAGGCGGGTCACCCCGTCGACGCGCCGGCGGAAGGCATAGCCGCCGATTCGCTGGCGCCAAAGCGCGTCGGCGAAATGATGTTCCCGATCGCCGAAGCCTTCGTCGAACGCTCCATTCTGGTCAGCGACGACGACATCATCACCGCGCAGAAAGCGCTGTGGAACAGCGTTCGCATCATCTCCGAGCCGGGAGGTGCCGCCGCTTTCGCCGCGATGCTGTCCGGCCGCTACGCGCCGGCGTCGGGAGAACGCGTCGCCGTGCTGGTCTGTGGTGCCAACGCGAACCCCGCCAATTTTTGA
- a CDS encoding ArsR/SmtB family transcription factor, giving the protein MQEIDIFKAIANERRLQILDWLKDPRAHFPAQADGDLVEDGVCALLIAEKLGITQATLSEHMRVLTHAGLLRTKRIKQWTFYRRDEDRIADTRALIQNRL; this is encoded by the coding sequence ATGCAAGAGATTGATATCTTTAAGGCGATTGCCAACGAGCGCAGGCTGCAAATCCTCGACTGGTTGAAGGATCCGCGCGCGCATTTCCCGGCCCAGGCAGACGGCGACCTTGTCGAGGACGGCGTTTGCGCGCTGCTGATCGCGGAGAAGCTCGGCATTACGCAAGCGACGCTCTCCGAGCATATGCGCGTGCTTACCCATGCCGGCCTGCTGCGCACCAAGCGCATCAAGCAATGGACGTTTTATCGGCGTGACGAGGACAGGATCGCCGACACAAGGGCGCTCATCCAGAACCGGCTATAG